A genome region from Camelina sativa cultivar DH55 chromosome 10, Cs, whole genome shotgun sequence includes the following:
- the LOC104720044 gene encoding calmodulin-binding protein 60 F-like, producing MDNSMNKRGHGHNQEYADTLPESKRQKLPALASVIMEAVKVDSLQRLCSTLEPLFRRIVSEEVERALSRLENSTSTSRSPEPKKIQGLDGKNLQLRFRTRMPPHLFTGGKVEGEQSSAIHVVLIDANTGNIIQTGEESMAKLNIVVLDGDFNDEDDKDWTREHFESFEVKEREGKRPILTGDRHVILKEGVGTLGKLTFTDNSSWIRSRKFRLGVKAASGFHIREAKTEPFAVKDHRGELYKKHYPPALHDEVWRLDKIAKDGALHKKLLKSNIVTVEDFLRILMKDPQKLRSSLGSGMSNTMWDNTVEHANTCVLDGKLYVYYTEQTHATGVVFNHIYEFRGLIANGHFLSLESLNHDQKVKHSAVKLAYFFLLPSRICSLLPGPKMAQNHQTQQKTLQTANGYSPVPQHLIEYPFVQQPSTQLRDYTSMESSSVSGSYNGGLEDIFTEEIRGRSSEMLETDDMQSLLKTFGISGGFGHNDESCYGFSEQYKAQIDKDYGREGGRGSGKAVVGWLKLKAALRWGIFIRKKAAERRPQIVEID from the exons ATGGATAATTCCATGAACAAGAGAGGACATGGACACAATCAAGAGTATGCAGATACCTTGCCAGAATCAAAGAGACAGAAGCTTCCTGCTTTGGCAAG TGTCATCATGGAAGCTGTCAAGGTAGATAGTCTGCAGAGGCTATGCTCGACTTTGGAACCATTATTTCGAAGAATT GTCAGTGAAGAGGTGGAACGTGCTTTGTCGAGGTTGGAGAACTCGACATCTACTTCAAG ATCTCCAGAACCGAAGAAGATTCAAGGCCTCGATGGAAAAAACCTGCAACTTCGGTTCAGAACAAGAATGCCTCCTCATTTATTCACAGGTGGGAAAGTCGAGGGAGAGCAAAGCTCAGCAATTCACGTGGTTCTTATAGATGCAAACACCGGAAATATAATCCAAACGGGAGAAGAATCAATGGCAAAGCTGAATATTGTCGTGTTAGATGGAGACTTCAATGATGAAGACGACAAAGATTGGACGAGAGAACattttgagagctttgaagTGAAAGAACGCGAAGGAAAACGTCCCATATTGACTGGTGACAGACATGTGATACTTAAAGAAGGTGTTGGAACTCTTGGAAAACTTACTTTCACTGACAATTCGAGTTGGATTAGGAGCAGAAAGTTTAGACTTGGTGTAAAGGCTGCATCGGGGTTTCACATTCGTGAAGCTAAAACAGAGCCATTTGCTGTTAAAGATCACAGAGGAGAAC tataCAAGAAACATTATCCACCGGCTTTACATGATGAAGTCTGGAGATTGGATAAAATCGCAAAAGATGGAGCACTACACAAGAAGCTACTGAAATCTAACATCGTGACTGTTGAAGACTTCCTGCGGATACTCATGAAGGATCCTCAGAAGCTAAGAAGC TCACTTGGAAGTGGTATGTCAAATACAATGTGGGATAACACGGTGGAGCACGCAAATACCTGTGTCTTAGATGGGAAACTTTACGTCTATTACACAGAGCAAACACATGCGACAGGCGTTGtctttaatcatatatatgaattcCGAGGCCTAATTGCCAATGGCCACTTCTTATCTCTGGAATCTCTTAACCATGACCAAAAGGTTAAGCATTCCGCTGTAAAGCTagcttatttttttcttcttccctctaGAATCTGCAGTCT CTTGCCGGGGCCAAAAATGGCTCAGAACCATCAAACGCAGCAAAAGACTCTGCAGACTGCGAATGGCTACTCACCAGTTCCTCAGCATCTGATAGAGTATCCTTTTGTGCAACAACCTAGCACTCAGTTACGAGACTACACATCGATGGAGAGCTCTTCTGTTTCAGGCTCATACAACGGAGGCCTTGAAGATATTTTCACGGAGGAAATTCGAGGGAGGAGTTCTGAGATGCTTGAGACCGATGATATGCAGAGTTTGCTGAAGACATTTGGGATATCAGGCGGGTTTGGTCATAACGATGAGTCCTGTTACGGTTTCAGTGAGCAGTATAAAGCTCAGATAGATAAGGATTATGGGAGAGAAGGAGGTAGAGGCTCAGGGAAAGCTGTAGTTGGATGGCTTAAGCTTAAAGCTGCTCTGAGATGGGGTATTTTTATACGCAAGAAAGCTGCAGAGAGGAGGCCTCAAATTGTGGAGATCGATTAA
- the LOC104717088 gene encoding uncharacterized protein LOC104717088, translated as MARRSGDCMRCLVVFAVVSALVVCGPALYWKFNKGFVGSTPRTNSLCPPCVCDCPPPLSLLQIAPGLANLSITDCGSDDPELKQEMEKQFVDLLTEELKLQEAVADEHSRHMNVTLAEAKRVASQYQKEAEKCNAATEICESARERAEALLIKERKITSLWEKRARQSGWEGE; from the exons ATGGCTCGTCGATCTGGAGATTGCATGAGATGTTTGGTGGTATTCGCGGTTGTATCAGCTTTAGTAGTGTGTGGACCTGCTCTTTATTGGAAATTCAACAAGGGTTTCGTTGGATCCACCCCTCGTACCAACTCTCTTTGCCCTCCTTGCGTTTGTGATTGTCCACCTCCTTTGTCTCTCCTTCAGATTGCTCCTG GGCTTGCAAATCTCTCTATCACAG ATTGTGGAAGCGACGATCCAGAGCTCAAACAGGAGATGGAGAAGCAATTTGTGGACCTTCTGACCGAGGAGCTGAAGCTGCAAGAAGCAGTTGCAGATGAGCATAGCCGTCATATGAATGTTACCCTCGCTGAAGCTAAAAGGGTTGCATCTCAGTACCAAAAGGAGGCTGAGAAGTGCAATGCCGCCACTGAGATTTGTGAATCAGCTAGAGAGAGAGCTGAAGCTTTGTTGATCAAGGAGAGGAAGATCACCTCTTTGTGGGAGAAGAGAGCTCGGCAATCAGGTTGGGAAGGTGAGTAA
- the LOC104717089 gene encoding lysosomal Pro-X carboxypeptidase-like: MDKMSACLCLVFFFFFLTIVAEAKYPPGGSYHLSSLRQNMKISKSKAELPFHFQTRYFPQNLDHFSFQPESYIIFHQKYLISSHFWRKGGPIFVYTGNEGDIEWFASNTGFMLDIAPKFQALLIFIEHRFYGESNPPRSAKKMGYLNSQQALADYAILIRSLKQNLSSEASPVIVLGGSYGGMLAAWFRLKYPHIAIGALASSAPILQFDKIVPSSSFYDTVSQDFKDASVNCFEVIKRSWGELDAFSTMKDGLQKLSKKFRTCKDLHYVSSASGWLESAFVNTAMVNYPTPASFMAPLPAYPVEEMCKIIDGFPLEASNLDRAFAAANLYYNYSSSENCFDIENETDPHGLNGWYWQACTEMVMPISCSNQSMFQPFESNDKRDQEACLREYGVKPRPHWITTEFGGQRIEMVLKRFGSNIIFSNGMQDPWSREGVLKNISSSIIALVTKKGAHHADLRAATKDDPEWLKEQRRQEVAEMEKWISEYYSDLRQEEQGK, from the exons ATGGATAAAATGTCAGCTTGTTTATGTcttgtattcttcttcttcttcttaactatTGTTGCAGAAGCAAAGTATCCTCCTGGAGGTTCCTACCATCTTTCATCTTTGAGACAAAACATGAAGATCTCCAAGTCAAAGGCAGAGTTACCCTTTCACTTTCAGACTCGTTATTTCCCTCAGAATCTAGACCACTTTAGTTTCCAACCAGAGAGCTACATAATCTTCCATCAGAAGTACCTCATCAGCAGCCATTTCTGGCGCAAAGGTGGCCCCATCTTTGTCTACACGGGCAATGAAGGTGACATTGAATGGTTTGCTTCTAACACTGGATTCATGTTGGACATTGCTCCCAAGTTCCAGGCTCTTCTTATCTTTATCGAA CATAGATTCTATGGAGAGTCCAATCCGCCGAGGTCAGCCAAGAAAATGGGATACCTGAACTCACAGCAAGCGTTAGCTGATTACGCAATCTTGATAAGAAGCTTGAAGCAGAATCTATCGTCAGAAGCATCTCCTGTCATAGTCCTTGGTGGTTCTTATGGTGGAA TGCTTGCAGCGTGGTTCAGGCTAAAGTATCCGCATATTGCAATTGGCGCATTAGCATCCTCTGCTCCAATTCTGCAGTTTGATAAGATTGTTCCGTCTTCAAGCTTCTATGATACCGTTTCTCAGGATTTCAAG GATGCGAGTGTCAACTGTTTTGAAGTCATCAAGAGAAGCTGGGGAGAACTGGATGCTTTTTCCACCATGAAAGATGGCTTACAAAAACTCAGCAAAAAGTTCAGAACTTGCAA GGATCTTCACTATGTCAGTTCAGCCTCAGGGTGGCTAGAGTCAGCCTTTGTTAATACAGCAATGGTTAATTATCCAACTCCAGCAAGTTTCATGGCTCCACTGCCTGCTTATCCAGTGGAAGAG ATGTGCAAGATCATCGACGGGTTTCCTCTAGAAGCCAGCAATCTTGATCGTGCATTTGCAGCTGCAAACTTATACTACAACTATTCAAGTTCAGAGAATTGCTTCGATATTGAAAACGAAACTGATCCTCATGGACTCAATGGTTGGTACTGGCAG gcttgcACAGAGATGGTCATGCCAATAAGCTGTTCGAACCAGAGCATGTTTCAACCATTCGAAAGTAATGACAAACGAGACCAAGAAGCATGTCTAAGGGAATATGGTGTCAAGCCTAGACCACACTGGATTACCACCGAATTTGGCGGACAg AGAATAGAGATGGTATTGAAGAGATTTGGTAGCAACATTATATTCTCCAACGGAATGCAGGATCCATGGAGCAGAGAAGG GGTTCTGAAGAACATATCGAGTAGCATCATTGCGCTTGTGACCAAGAAAG GAGCTCACCATGCGGATCTGAGGGCTGCTACAAAAGACGACCCTGAGTGGCTGAAAGAACAGAGGAGGCAAGAAGTTGCGGAGATGGAGAAATGGATCAGTGAGTATTACAGTGATCTGAGACAAGAAGAGCAAGGCAAGTAA
- the LOC104717091 gene encoding uncharacterized protein LOC104717091: MKQSSWGCTIFIQLSLCLIVYVSLHLGHPFFSSNDVDNATPLDLYFISVAGGGFRPLHRQTHLLRLMEKAAETYKAKFVVSSSEHGEDDPLLQHASRVSSSLKLPWYTRRKGSGYSRERIAMPFNGSLDVVFVDIGSLQQEVFAGTLNGSMISQLKGLTRILKAADGDWRIVVGSDSLLTLRKEAKEVTRTFHQIMTKYGVNLYISEKGCTSGGISESFTCITVPNQSENRGLTSDSNKREIEDGFLLHRVSFSDFVTYTINSSGQVIDPRLVKQKGKETI; encoded by the exons ATGAAGCAATCTTCATGGGGTTGTACAATCTTCATACAATTATCTCTCTGTCTCATCGTCTATGTGTCTCTGCATTTGGGTCACCCATTCTTCTCTAGTAACGACGTTGACAATGCCACACCTCTAGATCTTTATTTCATCTCCGTCGCTGGTGGAGGTTTCAGGCCTCTTCACCGCCAAACTCACCTTCTCCGATTG atggagaaagcTGCAGAAACTTACAAGGCAAAATTTGTGGTGAGCTCAAGTGAACATGGAGAAGATGACCCACTCCTGCAACAT GCTTCTCGAGTGTCTTCTTCACTGAAACTTCCATG GTACACTAGAAGGAAAGGATCTGGATATTCCAGAGAGCGCATCGCGATGCCTTTTAATGGATCCTTGGATGTTGTTTTCGTAGACATTGGCTCACTACAGCAG GAAGTGTTCGCTGGAACATTGAATGGCTCGATGATCAGTCAATTGAAAGGGCTAACAAGGATTCTTAAAGCAGCGGATGGAGATTG GCGTATTGTTGTTGGATCAGACTCGTTACTCACTCTAAGGAAGGAGGCCAAGGAAGTGACAAGGACATTTCACCAAATCATGACCAAATATGGAGTG AACTTATATATAAGCGAAAAAGGCTGCACCAGCGGAGGCATTAGCGAGAGCTTCACTTGCATTACGGTTCCTAATCAATCAGAGAACCGAGGTCTAACGTCTGATAGTAATAAGAG AGAAATTGAAGATGGGTTTCTTCTTCACAGAGTTAGCTTCTCAGATTTT GTTACTTATACTATCAACTCATCAGGACAAGTTATTGACCCAAGATTAGTTAAGCAGAAAGGCAAAGAGACCATCTAA